The DNA region CCTGATGACTCACCATTGAGCCGTTGGATGGTTAGGGTACGGCAGACAGCGATCGTGGGGAGGACTCATGAAGGTTGCCGAGACGGCCGGCACGGATCTGGCCGTGCTGCTCGCCCGGGCGCAGCGCCGGATCGAGCGCGCGCTCGCCGAGGTGTACGCCGACTTCGACGTCACCGCGGAGCAGTGGCGCATCCTCAGCGTGCTGCTCGACGAGCCCGGCCAGACGATGACGCGGCTCGCCGACGCCGCCGCGCTCCCGGCCGGCACGCTGACCCGCCACGTGGACCGCCTCGCCGAGCGCGGCCTGGTGCTGCGCAAGGTCCACCCCGAGGACAAGCGTCGCGCGGTCGTCGCGCTCTCGCCGGTGGGCGCCTCGGTCGCCCGCGAGATCCGTGCCCGGCAGCAGACCGAGCCCGTCGTCGACGTCGTCCGCGACCTCAGGGCCGTCCTCGACCGACTCGTCTGAGCTCTGCCGACTTGCGGCGTTTCCATCTGGAAACAAACCCTCGCCCGGCCTGACACATCGGCGAAACAACGCGTCCCTAGATTCCTTCCATTCGAGAGCAATTGTCCGATGGAAGGACCCCCATCCCGTGCGTACGAAATTCTCGAGCCGCGTCCTCGCGGCCAGCTCGGTGCTCGCCCTGGGCATGACCGCGACCGCGTGCGGCGGCGCGAAGACCGGTGACTCCGCGAGCAGCGAGAGCTGCGTCGACACCAGCGGTGACACCGTCAAGATCGGCTTCCTCAACTCCCTGTCCGGCACGATGGCGATCAGCGAGACGACCGTCTTCAAGTCCCTGTCCATGGCGGCCGAGGAGATCAACGCCGACGGCGGCGTGCTCGGCAAGAAGCTCGAGATCGTCAGCGAGGACGGGCAGTCCGAGCCGACCGTCTTCGCCGAGAAGGCGACCAAGCTGATCCAGGACGACTGCGTCGCGGCCGTCTTCGGCGGCTGGACCTCCAGCTCGCGCAAGGCGATGCTGCCGGTCTTCGAGGGCAACGACGCGCTGCTCTTCTACCCGGTCCAGTACGAGGGCCTGGAGTCCTCGCACAACATCTTCTACACCGGCGCGACCACCAACCAGCAGATCATCCCCGCCCTCGACTTCCTCAAGGAGGAGAAGAAGATCGAGTCGATCTTCCTGGTCGGCTCCGACTACGTCTTCCCGCGCACGGCCAACAAGATCATCAAGCAGTACGCAGCCGCCAACGGCATCGAGGTCCTCGGCGAGGAGTACCAGCCCCTGGGCTCGACCGACTTCGGCACGGTCGTCGACAAGGTCAAGGCCGCCGGCGCGGACGCGGTCTTCAACACCCTCAACGGCGACTCCAACGTGGCCTTCTTCAAGGAGTACAAGGGCAAGGGCCTGACCGCCTCGGCCATGCCGGTGCTCTCGGTCTCGATCGCCGAGGAGGAGGTCCCGGGCGTCGGCGTGGGCAACCTCGAGGGGCAGTACACGGCCTGGAACTACTACCAGACCATCGACAGCCCGGCCAACGAGAAGTTCGTCACCGACTTCAAGGCGGCCAACGGCGCCAAGGCGGTCACCTCCGACCCGATGGAGGCGGCCTACACCTCGCTCCACCTGTGGAAGGGCATGGTCGAGAAGGCCGACTCGTTCGCGGTCGAGGACGTCATCGACGCCTCCGACGGCGTCACCTACGACGCACCCGAGGGCACCGTCGAGGTCAACGGCGAGAACCACCACATCGCCAAGACCGCGCTCATCGGGCAGGTCAACTCCGAGGGCCTGATCGACACGGTCTGGTCGAGCGACAAGCCGATCGAGCCGGACCCCTACCTGAAGTCCTACGACTGGTGGAAGAACTAGCCCGTTGGACGCGCTGCTCGCCCAGGTCTTCACCGGCGTCTCCGCCGGTGCGGTCCTGCTCCTCATCGCCCTCGGGCTCACCCTGACCTTCGGTCAGATGGGCGTGATCAACATGGCCCACGGCGAGTTCATCATGGCCGGCGCGTACACCGCCTACGTCGTCTCGACGATCGTCGCCAGCACCGAGCTGAGCCTGCTGATCGCGCTCCCCGCGGGGTTCGTGATCGGCGGCCTGCTCGGGCTGGCGCTCGAGGCGAGCGTGCTGCGGTGGATGTACGCCCGCCCGCTGGACACGCTGCTGGTCACCTACGGTGTCGGGCTCGTCCTGCAGCAGGTCGCCCGCGACATCTTCGGGGCTCCGGCCAAGGAGGTGCCCGCGCCGGGCTGGCTCGACGGGTCGATCCCGATCCTCGGCTACGACTTCCCGCTGACCAGGCTCTTCATCCTCGTCCTCGCCGCGGTCTGCGTGGCGGCGCTGCTGGCGGTGCTCCGGTTCACCGCGCTCGGGCGGCAGATCCGGGCGACCGTAGGCAACCGCGACCTCGCCGAGACGATCGGCATCTCCACCCGGCGCACCGACCAGGCCACCTTCTTCATCGGCTCCGGCCTGGCCGGCGTGGCCGGGGTGGCCCTCACGCTGCTCGGCTCGACCGGCCCGAACCTCGGCACGTCCTACATCGTGCAGGCGTTCCTGGTGGTCGTGGTCGGCGGCATCGGCCACCTCAAGGGCACCATCGCGGCGGCGCTGGGCATCGGTCTGCTGCAGGCGTTCCTCGCCCACGCGCTGACCGGGTCGGTCGCGCAGGTGATCGTCTTCCTCGCGATCGTCGCCTTCCTGCAGCTGCGCCCGCAGGGCATCCTCTCGGTCCGCACCAGGAGCCTGGCATGAAAAGGATCTATCCGTACGTCGGCTGGCTGCTGCTCGCGGTCGCCCTGCTCGTCCTCGCCCCGGCGGTGCTCTCGGACTTCCGGCTCGGTCTGCTGGCCAAGTACTGCTGCTACGCCATCGCCGCGGTCGGCATCGGACTGGCCTGGGGCCGTGGCGGGATGCTGGTGCTCGGCCAGGGGCTCTACTTCGGCATCGGCGCCTACGCGATGGCGATGCACCTCAAGCTCGCCGACGCCGGTCCGGGCGGGGTGCCGGACTTCATGGCGCTCTACGGCGACGCCACGGTGCCGGGCTGGTGGGAGCCGCTGCGCAGCGGCGCTCTCGCGCTCGTCGTCATCCTGGTCCTGCCGGCACTGGTGGCGGGCCTGCTGGGGCTGGCCGTGTTCAAGCGGCGGATCAAGGGGGCGTACTTCGCCATCCTGTCGCAGGCGCTGGCAGCAGCCTTCGCGATCCTGCTCGTCGGCCAGGTGAAGACCACCGGCGGCGCCAACGGGCTCAACAACTTCCAGGGTTTCTTCGGGTACGCCCTGTTCGACCCCGCCAACAAGCGGATGCTCTACTTCATCGCCGCCGGGATCCTGCTGGTCTCGATCCTGGCGATGGCCTGGCTCTACCGCACCCGATTCGGTGAGCTGCTGGTCGCGGTGCGTGACGGTGAGGAGCGGGTCCGCTTCCTCGGCACGGACCCGGCCAACGTCAAGCTCGCTGCGTACGTCATCGCGGCCGTCCTGGCCTCGATCGGCGGCGCGCTGTTCGTGCCGATCGCCGGGATCGTCTCGCCCGACGACGTTGGCGTGGTCGCCTCGATCGGACTGCTCGCCGGGGTGGCGCTCGGTGGCCGGGCCTCGCTGCTCGGCCCCGCTGTCGGCGCGCTCCTGGTCGGCTATGCCGAGACCTCGCTCTCCGAGGCCTTCCCCGGCTCGTGGTCCTACTTCCAGGGGGCGCTGTTCGTGCTGGTCATCCTGCTGTTGCCGGGTGGGCTGGCGCAGCTGTTGGGGCTGGTGAAGGGCCTGGTCTCGCGCCGCTCGGAGGCCGAGAGGTCCGAAGAAGCGGATACGCGGGTGGGGGAGGAGGTGGCGGCATGACCGTGGAGACGTTGCAGGTGAGTGACCTGCGGGTCGAGTTCGACGGGTTCGTCGCGATCGACGGGGTGTCCCTGACCCTCGAACCCGGCCGGCTGCACTTCCTGATCGGCCCCAACGGCGCCGGGAAGACGACGCTGGTGGATGCCCTGACCGGTCTGGCGAAGGGGAGTGGTGAGGCGCGCTATCGCACACGCGATCTGCTCGCGCTGGCATCGCACCGGATCACCCGCCTCGGCGTGGGACGTACGTTCCAGACCGCGACGGTCTTCGAGGAGCTGAGCGTGCTGCAGAACCTCGACATCGCCGCCGGCGTCCATCGGGCGCGGTGGCGGCTGATGCTGCCGCGGCGGGGCATGCCCGAGCAGGTGGCCGAGGTGCTGGAGACGGTGGGGCTCACCGAGCTCGCGGACCGTCCGGCCGGGGTGCTCTCCCACGGGCAGAAGCAGTGGCTGGAGATCGGCATGCTGCTGGTGCAGGACTCCTCGGTGATGCTGCTCGACGAGCCCGTCGCCGGGATGTCGGCCGAGGAGCGCGAGGAGACCGGAGAGCTGCTGCGCCGGATCAGCCCGGGGCGCACCGTCGTGGTGATCGAGCACGACATGGACTTCGTCCGCCGGTTCGCCGACGTCGTCACCGTCCTGCACGCCGGGAAGGTGATCGCCGAGGGCACCGCCGCCGAGATCCGCGAGGACGCCGAGGTGCAGCGGGTCTACCTGGGCGACACGGTCGCCGCCGTGACCGAGACGAGCGCCCAGACGAGCACCGAGGCGAGCACCGAGACGAAGACTGGGGAGGACGCCTGATGCTGAGGATGGAGTCGGTCACCGGCGGCTACGGTCGCACCACGGTGCTCCACGAGGTCAGCCTCGAGGTGCGCACCGGCGCCGCGGTGGCGCTGATGGGACACAACGGCGCGGGCAAGACGACGCTGCTCAAGGCCGCGGCCGGGCTGGTCCGGCCCAAGAGCGGCCGGGTGCTGCTCGACGGCGAGGACGTCACCGCGCTGCGGCCGAGCGCGCGGGTGAAGCGCGGTCTCGGCTACGTCCCGCAGGGGCAGCAGAGCTTCGGCGACATGACCGCTCTGGAGAACCTCCGGCTGGTCGGCGACCGGGCCGGGATCAGCGAGATGCTCGACCTGTTCCCGGCCCTGAAGGACCTGCTCGGGCGACGCGCCGGGCTGCTGTCGGGCGGTCAGCGCCAGCAGCTCTCGATCGCGCGTACGCTGCTGACCAGGCCGAGGCTGCTCATCCTCGACGAGCCGACCGAGGGCATCCAGCCCAACGTGGTCGCCGAGATCGAGCGGGTGATCTCCGAGCTCACCGGACGCGGCGACCTCAGCGTGCTGCTGGTCGAGCAGCACGTCGGGTTCGCGCTGCGTACGGCCTCTGCCTACTACATCCTCGAGTCCGGCCGGATCACCGCGAGCGGTGACGGCGGGTCCGGGGCCCACGAGCACGTCCGATCCCAGTTGGCCGTCTAGAGAGTCTGGAGAGTTGGCGACATGCATCTGACCCCGTCCGACACCGAGAAGCTGCTGCTGTCCGTGGCCGGGATGGTCGCGCGCGACCGGCTCGCCCGCGGGGTGCTCCTCAATTACCCCGAGTCGGTCGCGCTGCTGTCCACCTGGGTGATCGAGCGGGCCCGGGAGGGCGCCTTGGTCTCCGACCTGATGACCCAGGGCCGCGCCGTGCTGACCCGCGAGCAGGTCATGCCCGACGTGGTCGACATGCTCGTCGAGGTGCAGGTCGAGGCCACCTTCCCCGACGGCCGCAAGCTCGTCACCATCCACCAGCCCATCGCCTGAAGCGGGAGATGTCCATGCAGTCCAGCGGTCCCGGAGCCGTACGCGTCGCCGACGGCACCATCCGGCTCAACACCGACCGGAGCGAGTCGGAGCGGCGTACGTTGGTCGTCCTCAACACCGGCGACCGGCCGGTCCAGATCGGCTCCCACATCCACCTCGCCGAGGTGAACTCGGCGCTCTCCTTCGACCGTGAGGCGGCCGAGGGGTTCCGGCTCGACATCCCCGCGGGCACCTCGCGCCGGTTCGAGCCGGGCGCGTCCCGGGAGGTCGCGATCGTGGCGTTCAAGGGCGCCCGCGTCGTACCCGGCATCCAGATCAAGCACAGCCAGATCGAGGAGGCGTGATGGTGGAGATCAGCAGGACCGAGTACGCCGCGCTCTACGGGCCCACGACCGGCGACCAGGTGCGCCTCGGTGACACCGACCTGTGGATCGAGGTCGAGGACGACCTGACCGTGGGCGGTGAGGAGTCGGTCTTCGGCGGCGGCAAGTCGATCCGCGAGTCGATGAACCAGTCCACGGTCTCCTCGGCCGACGGTGCACTCGACACGGTGATCACCAACGCCCTGGTGCTCGACCACTGGGGCATCGTCCGCGCCGACGTGGGGATCCGCGCGGGCCGGATCGTCGCCCTGGGGCGCTCCGGCAACCCCGACATCGCCGACGGCGTCCACCCCGACCTGATCATCGGGCCGGGCACCGACGTGGTCAGTGGTGAGGGGAAGATCCTCACCGCCGGGGCCATCGACGTCCACGTACATCTCCTCTCCCGGTCCCAGATCGTGGAGGCGATCTCGACCGGGACCACCACCATCGGTGGCGGCGGCACCGGACCCTCGGAGGGCTCCAAGGCCACCACGGTCACCGGGGGGCCGTGGCACCTGGCGACCGTCCACCGCGCGCTCGACGACCTGCCGGTCAACCTGCTGCTGATGGGCAAGGGCAACACCGTCTCCGCCGCCGGGCTGGCCGAGCAGGCGCTGGCCGGCGCCGCCGCCTACAAGGTCCACGAGGACTGGGGCTCGACCCCGGCCGCGATCGACGCCGCGCTGCGGGCCGCCGACGAGCACGGTCTGCAGGTCACGCTCCACTCGGACTCGCTCAACGAGGCGGGCTACCTGGAGTCGACCGTCGCCGCGATCGCCGGCCGCTCGATCCACGCCTTCCATGCCGAGGGCGCCGGGGGAGGGCACGCGCCCGACATCCTGTCGGTCGCCTCGCTGCCGCACGTCATCCCCGGCTCGACCAACCCGACCCTGCCGCACACCGTCAACACCGTCGCCGAGCACCTCGACATGCTGATGGTCTGCCACCACCTCAACCCGCGGGTACCCGAGGACCTGGCCTTCGCCGAGTCCCGGATCCGGGCGACGACGATCGCCGCCGAGGACGTGCTCCACGACCTCGGTGCGTTGTCCATCACCTCCTCCGACGCCCAGGCGATGGGCCGGATCGGCGAGGTCATCTGCCGCACCTGGCAGGTCGCCCACGCGATGAAGGCCCGCCTCGGCCCGCTGGGTGGTCCGGCCGACAACGTGAGAGCGAAGAGGTACGTCGCGAAATACACGATCAACCCCGCCATCGCCCACGGGATCGCCGCCGAGGTCGGCTCCGTGGAGCCCGGCAAGATGGCCGACCTGGTCCTGTGGGACCCGCGGTTCTTCGGCATCAGGCCCGAGGTCGTCATGAAGGCCGGCGCGCTGGTCTGGGGTGCTCTCGGCGACCCGAACGCCTCGATCCCGACCCCGCAGCCGGTGCTCATGCGGCCGGCGCTGGTCGGGCCGGGCGCTGATCACGCGGTCTCGTTCGTCGCTCCGTCGGCGTTGGATGCCGGGCTCGCGGACCGCCTCGGCCTGCGCCGCCGCCTCGTCGGGATCGAGCCGACCCGGGAGATCGGGAAGGCGCAGATGATCAACAACGATGCGACCCCGGACATCCGGGTCGAGCCCGAGACCTTCCGCATCCACGTCGACGGCGAGCTGATCGAGCCCGCCCCCGCGACCGAGCTGCCGCTGACGCAGCTCTACTCGATGTTCTGAGCGCGATGTCCGAGAACCTGCTCATGATGCTGCTGGCCGACGCCCGCCTTCCGGTCGCCGGCCACACCCAGTCGGGCCAGCTGGAGGCGGCCGTACGCTCCGGCCTCACCGCCGAGCAGGTGCCGGTCTTCATGCGGTCGCGACTGGCCAGCGTCGTACGGGTCGAGGCCGGCACGGCGGTGGTGGGGCTGCACCGGCTGCGCGCCGGGCTGCCGCTGGAGCAGGTCCTGGACGCGTGGGCGGCACGTACCCCGGCGGCGCCGATGCGGGACACCTCACGCACCCTCGGCCGGGCGCTGCTGCGCCTGGTCAGGCGGCTGTTCCCGGACTCGCCACACGTCGCGGAGGTGGCCGCCCTCGAGCGGCCGTGCCGTCCGCTCGTCCTGGCCGCGGCGGCCGCCACCGGTGGCCTCGCGCCGGCGTCGCTGGGCCGGCTGGTGGCGTACGACGACCTGCAGACCGTCGCCTCGGCAGCCCTCAAGCTGCTGCCCCTCGACCCGCTCGACGCCACCTCATGGGTGCACGACCTGCTCTCCGAGGCCGAACGACTCGCCACCGAGGTCGCCCCGCT from Nocardioides luteus includes:
- a CDS encoding MarR family winged helix-turn-helix transcriptional regulator, yielding MKVAETAGTDLAVLLARAQRRIERALAEVYADFDVTAEQWRILSVLLDEPGQTMTRLADAAALPAGTLTRHVDRLAERGLVLRKVHPEDKRRAVVALSPVGASVAREIRARQQTEPVVDVVRDLRAVLDRLV
- the urtA gene encoding urea ABC transporter substrate-binding protein yields the protein MRTKFSSRVLAASSVLALGMTATACGGAKTGDSASSESCVDTSGDTVKIGFLNSLSGTMAISETTVFKSLSMAAEEINADGGVLGKKLEIVSEDGQSEPTVFAEKATKLIQDDCVAAVFGGWTSSSRKAMLPVFEGNDALLFYPVQYEGLESSHNIFYTGATTNQQIIPALDFLKEEKKIESIFLVGSDYVFPRTANKIIKQYAAANGIEVLGEEYQPLGSTDFGTVVDKVKAAGADAVFNTLNGDSNVAFFKEYKGKGLTASAMPVLSVSIAEEEVPGVGVGNLEGQYTAWNYYQTIDSPANEKFVTDFKAANGAKAVTSDPMEAAYTSLHLWKGMVEKADSFAVEDVIDASDGVTYDAPEGTVEVNGENHHIAKTALIGQVNSEGLIDTVWSSDKPIEPDPYLKSYDWWKN
- the urtB gene encoding urea ABC transporter permease subunit UrtB, coding for MDALLAQVFTGVSAGAVLLLIALGLTLTFGQMGVINMAHGEFIMAGAYTAYVVSTIVASTELSLLIALPAGFVIGGLLGLALEASVLRWMYARPLDTLLVTYGVGLVLQQVARDIFGAPAKEVPAPGWLDGSIPILGYDFPLTRLFILVLAAVCVAALLAVLRFTALGRQIRATVGNRDLAETIGISTRRTDQATFFIGSGLAGVAGVALTLLGSTGPNLGTSYIVQAFLVVVVGGIGHLKGTIAAALGIGLLQAFLAHALTGSVAQVIVFLAIVAFLQLRPQGILSVRTRSLA
- the urtC gene encoding urea ABC transporter permease subunit UrtC; protein product: MKRIYPYVGWLLLAVALLVLAPAVLSDFRLGLLAKYCCYAIAAVGIGLAWGRGGMLVLGQGLYFGIGAYAMAMHLKLADAGPGGVPDFMALYGDATVPGWWEPLRSGALALVVILVLPALVAGLLGLAVFKRRIKGAYFAILSQALAAAFAILLVGQVKTTGGANGLNNFQGFFGYALFDPANKRMLYFIAAGILLVSILAMAWLYRTRFGELLVAVRDGEERVRFLGTDPANVKLAAYVIAAVLASIGGALFVPIAGIVSPDDVGVVASIGLLAGVALGGRASLLGPAVGALLVGYAETSLSEAFPGSWSYFQGALFVLVILLLPGGLAQLLGLVKGLVSRRSEAERSEEADTRVGEEVAA
- the urtD gene encoding urea ABC transporter ATP-binding protein UrtD, with translation MTVETLQVSDLRVEFDGFVAIDGVSLTLEPGRLHFLIGPNGAGKTTLVDALTGLAKGSGEARYRTRDLLALASHRITRLGVGRTFQTATVFEELSVLQNLDIAAGVHRARWRLMLPRRGMPEQVAEVLETVGLTELADRPAGVLSHGQKQWLEIGMLLVQDSSVMLLDEPVAGMSAEEREETGELLRRISPGRTVVVIEHDMDFVRRFADVVTVLHAGKVIAEGTAAEIREDAEVQRVYLGDTVAAVTETSAQTSTEASTETKTGEDA
- a CDS encoding ATP-binding cassette domain-containing protein — protein: MLRMESVTGGYGRTTVLHEVSLEVRTGAAVALMGHNGAGKTTLLKAAAGLVRPKSGRVLLDGEDVTALRPSARVKRGLGYVPQGQQSFGDMTALENLRLVGDRAGISEMLDLFPALKDLLGRRAGLLSGGQRQQLSIARTLLTRPRLLILDEPTEGIQPNVVAEIERVISELTGRGDLSVLLVEQHVGFALRTASAYYILESGRITASGDGGSGAHEHVRSQLAV
- a CDS encoding urease subunit gamma, whose translation is MHLTPSDTEKLLLSVAGMVARDRLARGVLLNYPESVALLSTWVIERAREGALVSDLMTQGRAVLTREQVMPDVVDMLVEVQVEATFPDGRKLVTIHQPIA
- the ureB gene encoding urease subunit beta, coding for MSMQSSGPGAVRVADGTIRLNTDRSESERRTLVVLNTGDRPVQIGSHIHLAEVNSALSFDREAAEGFRLDIPAGTSRRFEPGASREVAIVAFKGARVVPGIQIKHSQIEEA
- a CDS encoding urease subunit alpha, which produces MVEISRTEYAALYGPTTGDQVRLGDTDLWIEVEDDLTVGGEESVFGGGKSIRESMNQSTVSSADGALDTVITNALVLDHWGIVRADVGIRAGRIVALGRSGNPDIADGVHPDLIIGPGTDVVSGEGKILTAGAIDVHVHLLSRSQIVEAISTGTTTIGGGGTGPSEGSKATTVTGGPWHLATVHRALDDLPVNLLLMGKGNTVSAAGLAEQALAGAAAYKVHEDWGSTPAAIDAALRAADEHGLQVTLHSDSLNEAGYLESTVAAIAGRSIHAFHAEGAGGGHAPDILSVASLPHVIPGSTNPTLPHTVNTVAEHLDMLMVCHHLNPRVPEDLAFAESRIRATTIAAEDVLHDLGALSITSSDAQAMGRIGEVICRTWQVAHAMKARLGPLGGPADNVRAKRYVAKYTINPAIAHGIAAEVGSVEPGKMADLVLWDPRFFGIRPEVVMKAGALVWGALGDPNASIPTPQPVLMRPALVGPGADHAVSFVAPSALDAGLADRLGLRRRLVGIEPTREIGKAQMINNDATPDIRVEPETFRIHVDGELIEPAPATELPLTQLYSMF
- a CDS encoding urease accessory UreF family protein, with protein sequence MSENLLMMLLADARLPVAGHTQSGQLEAAVRSGLTAEQVPVFMRSRLASVVRVEAGTAVVGLHRLRAGLPLEQVLDAWAARTPAAPMRDTSRTLGRALLRLVRRLFPDSPHVAEVAALERPCRPLVLAAAAATGGLAPASLGRLVAYDDLQTVASAALKLLPLDPLDATSWVHDLLSEAERLATEVAPLTDPHQIPAPSAPQLDLWALAHADTTRRLFSA